One window of Pseudanabaena sp. FACHB-2040 genomic DNA carries:
- a CDS encoding biopolymer transporter ExbD, with protein sequence MRFKRQQSSKLPQADLIPMLNVMLGVLAFFVMITMTLSGEQTIEVKLPPPQQTDVPPALPTDPFIVEMIGAGQVELNGQPSDIDTVKGQMDAYLSRNSENIVYILPNRELPYEEVMQLLGEMREIGGDRVSLAIEEPQ encoded by the coding sequence ATGCGGTTTAAGCGCCAGCAAAGTTCTAAATTGCCCCAGGCCGATCTTATTCCTATGCTCAACGTGATGCTGGGGGTGCTGGCCTTTTTCGTCATGATTACCATGACGCTGTCGGGGGAGCAGACTATTGAGGTCAAGCTGCCGCCGCCTCAACAAACCGACGTACCGCCAGCCCTGCCTACAGATCCCTTTATTGTGGAAATGATAGGAGCTGGGCAGGTTGAGCTAAACGGCCAACCCTCAGACATTGATACAGTCAAGGGGCAGATGGACGCCTACCTGAGCCGCAATTCAGAGAATATTGTCTACATTCTCCCCAACCGGGAATTGCCCTACGAAGAGGTGATGCAGCTGCTTGGTGAGATGCGAGAAATCGGCGGCGATCGCGTCTCCCTGGCAATTGAAGAACCCCAATAG
- a CDS encoding Crp/Fnr family transcriptional regulator, which translates to MARQAKLDPSPDLLQDLIQHNFLFKGLDKSWLAAYLIDDQLVREKLFSGRPIYTAFRPGQSLDYLYVQLGGGPVIIRSTPLDRIVAMTYPGSCFGMRNLDFDFGGVCRTFPSLVEAYKTTDVVKIPVEAVKALHAESEDFRERYNLLFELREKFQYHLLNCSAYPPQAVASLLRALIYQERNLGSQPQANGSFLFDLPIDLIARACQLNHRTVEQVLKGMTQVGLLKAIKGSDNQGDVVCVVDPEGLKEVYGATRDKVSWWPLK; encoded by the coding sequence GTGGCTAGGCAAGCCAAACTTGACCCATCGCCAGACCTGCTGCAAGACCTGATCCAGCACAACTTTCTCTTCAAAGGTCTGGACAAGAGTTGGCTCGCGGCCTACCTAATTGACGACCAGCTCGTGCGCGAAAAGTTGTTCTCTGGTCGCCCCATCTACACGGCATTTCGCCCTGGCCAGTCGCTCGACTATCTCTATGTGCAGCTTGGGGGCGGCCCAGTCATCATCCGCAGCACGCCCCTTGACCGCATCGTTGCCATGACCTATCCCGGGTCGTGCTTTGGTATGCGAAACCTGGACTTTGACTTTGGCGGGGTGTGCCGCACATTTCCCAGCCTAGTCGAAGCGTATAAAACCACCGATGTCGTCAAAATTCCCGTAGAAGCAGTCAAAGCGCTCCACGCAGAGAGTGAAGACTTTCGAGAGCGGTACAACCTGCTCTTTGAACTGCGAGAGAAGTTTCAGTATCATCTGCTCAACTGCAGCGCCTATCCGCCTCAGGCCGTTGCTAGCTTGCTGCGGGCCCTGATTTACCAGGAGCGAAATTTGGGCAGTCAGCCTCAGGCTAATGGCAGTTTCCTGTTCGATCTACCTATTGACCTTATTGCTCGCGCCTGCCAGCTTAACCACCGCACCGTAGAGCAGGTGCTTAAGGGCATGACCCAGGTTGGTCTTTTGAAGGCCATTAAAGGGTCTGACAACCAGGGAGATGTGGTCTGTGTGGTAGACCCAGAGGGCCTAAAGGAGGTCTATGGCGCGACCCGCGATAAGGTGTCCTGGTGGCCATTGAAGTGA
- a CDS encoding carbohydrate ABC transporter permease has translation MSLTPERLWRIFNSLLLLVGALVVLWPLGVVLFTSLQPAGTAMGTEVSGLTLQNYREAWLQGNFPLAFANSSLVALSVTALQIVTSALAGYALARLKFRGRQTVLLIVLATLIIPFQLLVIPIFMVLKWGHLINTYGALILPTAANGYGIFLMRQYFLTIPVELEEAAALDGASRWQILWEVMLPLARPALVTLFLFTFIGEWNDLFKPLIFTTRPELQTVQLALASFQEQFTSNWPLLMAAVVIATVPVVLLFLIGQRQFIRGIAATGVKS, from the coding sequence ATGTCCCTTACGCCAGAGCGGCTTTGGCGCATTTTCAATAGCCTGCTGCTGCTAGTAGGCGCGCTGGTAGTGCTGTGGCCTCTGGGAGTGGTCTTGTTCACATCGCTGCAGCCAGCAGGGACGGCAATGGGCACCGAGGTGTCTGGGCTAACGCTACAGAACTACCGAGAGGCGTGGCTGCAGGGCAACTTTCCTTTGGCCTTTGCTAACTCTTCGCTGGTGGCGCTATCGGTGACGGCGCTGCAGATTGTCACCTCTGCTTTAGCGGGCTATGCTCTGGCTCGGCTGAAGTTTCGCGGACGGCAGACTGTACTGCTAATCGTGCTAGCGACCCTGATTATTCCCTTTCAGCTGCTGGTCATTCCGATTTTTATGGTGCTGAAGTGGGGCCACCTGATAAATACTTATGGGGCGCTGATTTTGCCGACTGCTGCTAACGGTTACGGCATTTTTCTAATGCGGCAGTATTTTTTGACCATTCCAGTAGAGCTAGAAGAAGCGGCGGCGCTAGATGGGGCCTCTCGCTGGCAGATCCTCTGGGAAGTGATGCTGCCCCTGGCCCGTCCAGCCCTGGTGACGCTCTTTTTGTTCACCTTCATCGGCGAGTGGAATGACCTGTTTAAGCCGCTGATTTTCACTACCCGACCAGAGCTGCAGACCGTTCAACTGGCCCTGGCTTCGTTTCAAGAGCAGTTCACCAGCAATTGGCCGCTGCTGATGGCAGCTGTGGTAATTGCTACTGTGCCGGTCGTTCTGCTATTCCTCATTGGCCAGCGCCAGTTTATCCGAGGCATCGCCGCTACTGGCGTTAAATCGTAG
- a CDS encoding lipid-A-disaccharide synthase-related protein, translating into MKILCISNGHGEDGIAVRILKTLQGLSGAPDIAAMPIVGAGEAFQRAGIATLGPTQAMPSGGFIYMDGRQLAKDVQSGLVQLTLAQIQTVKDWAKKGGVIFAVGDIVPLALACLSGAPYAFLGTAKSEYWLRDEAGPLPDRPWFEGWAGPVYLPWERWLMSRHRCRAVFVRDGLTADWLQRFGIPAHYAGNPMMDNLHPNAEKRAQLIAGLPQAERILVLLPGSRSPEAERNWQQILQAVESVAAVYADEPLIFLAAIAPTLDLTPYSQALLLAGWQSQESAYPTYQKTNAILRISQDAYAECLDLAMGAIATAGTATEQLVGLGKPAFTFAGEGPQFTRTFAEVQARLLGESIQLLPDPDAVGSAAKALFTDPQRLEQLRQNGQHRMGQAGGGDAIAARLLQIKWSDDGGDASPLPTAP; encoded by the coding sequence ATGAAAATCTTGTGCATCAGCAACGGCCACGGTGAAGATGGCATTGCCGTGCGGATTCTCAAAACCCTGCAAGGGCTATCGGGGGCACCCGACATCGCGGCTATGCCAATTGTCGGCGCAGGCGAGGCGTTTCAACGGGCAGGCATTGCCACCCTTGGGCCAACTCAGGCGATGCCGTCGGGGGGCTTTATCTATATGGATGGTCGCCAACTCGCCAAAGACGTACAAAGCGGCCTAGTGCAGCTCACCTTGGCCCAGATCCAAACGGTGAAGGACTGGGCCAAAAAGGGAGGCGTAATCTTTGCCGTGGGCGACATCGTGCCGCTGGCTCTGGCCTGTCTCAGTGGGGCACCTTACGCCTTTTTGGGGACGGCCAAATCCGAATACTGGCTGCGAGATGAGGCGGGACCATTGCCTGATCGCCCCTGGTTTGAGGGCTGGGCGGGGCCAGTGTATTTGCCCTGGGAGCGCTGGCTGATGAGCCGCCACCGCTGCCGAGCCGTATTTGTGCGCGATGGGCTGACGGCAGACTGGCTCCAGCGGTTTGGCATTCCAGCCCACTATGCAGGCAACCCCATGATGGACAACCTGCACCCCAACGCCGAAAAACGCGCCCAGCTAATTGCTGGCCTGCCCCAGGCTGAGCGGATCCTAGTGCTGCTCCCAGGCTCCCGCTCCCCCGAAGCAGAGCGCAACTGGCAGCAAATATTGCAGGCAGTCGAGAGCGTAGCTGCCGTTTATGCTGACGAGCCCCTAATTTTCCTGGCTGCGATCGCACCCACCCTCGACCTCACCCCCTACTCCCAAGCCCTGCTCCTAGCAGGCTGGCAGAGTCAAGAATCTGCTTATCCGACCTACCAGAAGACGAACGCTATCTTGCGGATTTCTCAAGATGCCTACGCGGAGTGTTTGGATCTGGCAATGGGTGCGATCGCAACCGCCGGTACCGCCACCGAGCAATTAGTCGGGCTGGGCAAACCTGCCTTTACCTTTGCTGGAGAAGGGCCGCAGTTTACCCGCACCTTCGCTGAAGTGCAGGCCCGCCTCCTGGGTGAATCGATCCAGCTGCTGCCTGATCCAGACGCCGTGGGCTCAGCTGCAAAGGCACTCTTTACCGACCCTCAGCGACTAGAGCAGCTGCGGCAAAATGGGCAGCACCGCATGGGGCAGGCAGGTGGGGGAGATGCGATCGCCGCTCGTTTGCTGCAGATCAAGTGGAGTGATGATGGGGGAGACGCATCTCCTCTACCTACTGCCCCTTAA
- a CDS encoding D-alanyl-D-alanine carboxypeptidase, translating to MLLGLGNHSFEPSKLSQVQLVPNWDSAWVKAFVAPDPVVEGLVQQYIQQLAGEGWSVPGQGVWIQTGSAVIAQHQGNTPLPAASLTKIATTLSALETWDPNHQFETLIGITGTIENGVLNGDLIVKGGNDPLFVWEEAIVLGNALQQLGIRQVTGDLIIAGDFVMNFNTNPFESGQLLIQAWDAEAWPPTAWEQYRALPSGTAQPSIQVNGTVQVVPPEGVNQVSSWVLRHQSLPLIAVLKAMNIYSNNVMSEMVAEMAGGASTVVAKATQAANLAPGEIRLVNGSGLGAENQISPRAVTAMLVAIHEKLRPQGFSVADVLPIAGEDVGTLVARRLPLKSGLKTGTLAEVSALAGFIPTEERGPVWFTIINWGWDLDGLRRHQDELLNEIQTHWGVADAPSMFQPKVRLTQSPYQLGDPSRNEPFKGQ from the coding sequence GTGTTGCTAGGTCTAGGGAATCACTCCTTTGAACCCAGCAAACTGAGCCAAGTGCAGCTAGTTCCCAACTGGGATTCGGCCTGGGTAAAAGCCTTTGTGGCCCCCGATCCGGTCGTAGAAGGACTGGTGCAGCAGTATATCCAGCAACTTGCTGGAGAAGGCTGGTCCGTGCCTGGGCAGGGGGTTTGGATTCAAACTGGCAGCGCTGTCATCGCCCAGCATCAGGGCAATACTCCCCTCCCTGCCGCCTCGCTCACCAAAATTGCCACGACCCTAAGCGCGCTAGAAACTTGGGACCCCAATCATCAGTTTGAAACGCTGATCGGTATCACCGGCACCATTGAGAACGGTGTGCTTAATGGCGACCTGATAGTTAAAGGCGGCAACGACCCTCTGTTTGTCTGGGAAGAGGCCATTGTGCTGGGCAATGCCCTGCAGCAGCTGGGAATTCGGCAGGTTACCGGTGATCTGATCATTGCCGGTGACTTTGTGATGAATTTCAATACCAACCCCTTTGAGTCTGGGCAACTGCTAATTCAGGCGTGGGATGCCGAAGCCTGGCCGCCTACTGCCTGGGAGCAGTATAGAGCTCTCCCTAGCGGTACGGCTCAACCCAGCATTCAAGTCAATGGGACGGTGCAGGTGGTGCCGCCCGAGGGCGTCAATCAGGTATCTTCCTGGGTGCTGCGCCACCAGTCTCTGCCGCTGATTGCCGTTCTCAAAGCGATGAATATCTACAGCAACAACGTCATGTCGGAGATGGTGGCCGAGATGGCGGGCGGGGCCAGCACTGTGGTCGCTAAGGCGACCCAGGCCGCTAATCTAGCTCCAGGCGAAATTCGTCTGGTCAACGGCTCCGGGTTGGGTGCTGAAAACCAAATTTCTCCCCGCGCCGTGACCGCAATGCTGGTGGCGATTCACGAAAAGCTGCGGCCTCAAGGGTTTTCAGTGGCTGATGTTTTGCCCATTGCCGGAGAAGATGTGGGCACTCTAGTGGCCCGCCGCCTGCCGCTCAAATCAGGCTTAAAAACAGGTACTCTGGCTGAGGTGAGCGCCCTGGCTGGCTTCATCCCAACTGAAGAACGGGGGCCGGTGTGGTTCACCATCATCAATTGGGGCTGGGATCTAGATGGGTTAAGACGCCATCAAGACGAGCTGCTGAACGAAATCCAAACCCACTGGGGCGTAGCCGATGCTCCTTCGATGTTTCAGCCAAAGGTGAGACTGACTCAGAGCCCCTACCAGTTGGGAGATCCGAGTCGGAATGAACCTTTTAAGGGGCAGTAG
- a CDS encoding cofactor assembly of complex C subunit B — protein MTQSDSNRVLRRLPLAVGLLGSVLLLLNRIQTPALTESQARSDVLGVILSALLILTGLLWQRVQPVTPEAVELVGEEGFDLDPALPDLVKTELAWASHLILTNTVTRSLVAYWNGRVLMRRGILGPEPEVQPGAIVKRVLTTGRAVYLVALRLYPGRFEFTYLPENTQGVICQPMGQGGVLILGANAPRSYTKQDELWIEGIADKVGNTLDSELSAETQ, from the coding sequence ATGACCCAGTCCGATTCCAATCGCGTCTTGCGCCGCTTGCCTTTGGCTGTCGGCTTGTTGGGCAGCGTGCTGCTGCTGCTAAATCGGATTCAAACCCCGGCTTTGACTGAATCTCAGGCTAGATCAGACGTGCTAGGCGTGATTTTGAGCGCGCTGCTGATTCTAACCGGTCTACTCTGGCAGCGGGTGCAGCCTGTAACTCCAGAGGCGGTGGAACTGGTAGGTGAAGAGGGCTTTGACCTAGATCCAGCGCTGCCAGATTTGGTTAAAACTGAGCTGGCCTGGGCCTCGCATCTAATTTTGACTAATACGGTGACCCGCTCTCTCGTTGCCTATTGGAATGGCCGGGTGTTGATGCGCCGAGGGATTTTGGGACCTGAGCCGGAGGTGCAGCCGGGGGCTATTGTGAAGCGGGTTCTGACTACTGGGCGAGCGGTTTATCTGGTCGCGCTAAGGCTGTATCCGGGCCGGTTTGAGTTTACCTACCTGCCAGAAAATACTCAGGGCGTGATCTGTCAGCCAATGGGACAGGGCGGAGTCTTGATTTTGGGGGCTAATGCGCCCCGCAGCTATACCAAGCAGGATGAGCTGTGGATTGAGGGAATTGCTGACAAGGTGGGGAATACGTTGGATTCTGAGTTGTCGGCTGAGACGCAGTGA
- a CDS encoding LysR family transcriptional regulator, which yields MNLTKLKLSQLRSLVAVADSGNFSEAALDLEVTQSTVSHAIATLEEELGVVLLQRGRHGAKLTPVGERVTIHARQMLHLLEEIATEAEHAKGLQGGTVRIASFRSVATHVLPSAIARLHSRYPNVTISILEMDEIHELQRALQQGQVDVCVAETFCGEDFESIHIFDDEYVALLPPSGLRSAQLTPEDLQRYPLITSSHNSCGSRIHLQLQQLNSSLGAAYRIRHDSSMVGMVKQGLGIAILPRLAAEPVPDDVRICALPFALHRPIGATFLKAALHTPAVYAFLDALQETGAFGAAKAV from the coding sequence ATGAATCTTACTAAGCTCAAGCTTTCCCAACTGCGATCGCTAGTGGCGGTGGCTGACAGCGGTAACTTCAGTGAAGCGGCTTTGGATCTAGAGGTGACTCAATCCACTGTGAGCCATGCGATCGCAACCTTAGAAGAAGAGCTAGGCGTGGTGCTGCTGCAGCGGGGTCGCCACGGAGCTAAGCTCACCCCTGTGGGTGAGCGCGTCACTATCCACGCTCGCCAGATGTTGCACCTGCTAGAAGAAATTGCCACTGAGGCAGAGCATGCCAAGGGTTTGCAGGGCGGCACCGTGCGAATCGCCTCGTTTCGCAGTGTGGCGACCCATGTGCTGCCCAGTGCGATCGCAAGGCTGCACAGCCGCTACCCCAATGTCACTATTTCCATTCTAGAAATGGATGAGATCCACGAACTACAGCGGGCGCTGCAGCAGGGCCAGGTCGATGTCTGCGTCGCAGAAACCTTTTGTGGTGAAGACTTTGAATCGATTCATATTTTCGATGATGAGTATGTTGCCCTGCTGCCGCCCTCAGGGCTCCGCAGCGCCCAACTCACTCCAGAAGATCTGCAGCGCTACCCCCTGATCACCTCATCTCACAACAGCTGCGGCTCCCGCATTCACCTGCAGCTACAGCAGCTCAACAGCTCTTTGGGGGCGGCCTACCGTATTCGCCACGATTCTTCGATGGTAGGCATGGTCAAGCAGGGCCTCGGCATTGCTATCTTGCCCCGCCTGGCCGCCGAACCTGTTCCCGACGATGTCCGTATATGTGCGTTGCCCTTTGCGCTCCATCGGCCTATTGGGGCCACCTTCCTCAAAGCGGCCCTTCATACCCCGGCAGTCTATGCTTTCTTAGATGCGCTTCAGGAAACTGGTGCGTTTGGGGCTGCCAAAGCCGTCTAA
- a CDS encoding glycosyltransferase → MRTLYFLVPGTGGRFACGGLFAELKTCELAQQICRAEVVTYQEREPDTPFLDDVLKQTDREKSIFVISWGFHVPRLARRLQGYAVVYHAHSAGYGFKLPAAIPIIAVSRNSMGYWGQASPNSLIYYLPNPISENFTNHHQERDIDVLVQARKSSQYLLQDLVPALQPHCNVVLLDRFVDDLAALFNRTKVYLYDSAEYWAQQRVSEGFGLPPMEAMACGCQVFSSVNNALADYLDPGFNAHKIACYSREWDVARILNSLKTSSPLKLSEADLKPYRQAAFLERLAVILAEVNQFFDQQPQYAQNIPGLTPLRLSRLFLKRASAKVAKKLGR, encoded by the coding sequence ATGCGGACTCTATATTTTCTGGTGCCTGGAACGGGAGGACGGTTTGCCTGCGGCGGTCTGTTCGCAGAGCTAAAAACCTGTGAATTGGCCCAGCAGATCTGCCGGGCAGAGGTCGTTACCTACCAGGAGCGAGAACCCGACACACCCTTTCTAGACGACGTTCTCAAGCAGACGGATCGAGAGAAAAGTATCTTTGTGATTAGCTGGGGGTTCCACGTGCCCCGTTTGGCCCGCCGCCTGCAGGGCTATGCTGTCGTCTACCACGCCCACAGTGCTGGATATGGGTTTAAGCTGCCTGCCGCGATTCCCATTATTGCCGTCAGCCGCAACAGCATGGGCTACTGGGGTCAAGCCTCTCCTAACTCGCTGATTTACTACCTGCCCAACCCCATTTCTGAGAACTTCACCAACCACCACCAAGAGCGGGATATTGATGTGTTGGTGCAGGCCCGCAAGTCTTCGCAATACCTGCTGCAAGATCTGGTGCCCGCACTACAGCCGCACTGCAATGTCGTGCTCCTCGATCGCTTCGTAGACGATCTAGCGGCGCTCTTTAACCGCACCAAGGTATATCTCTACGATTCTGCCGAGTATTGGGCTCAGCAGCGCGTCAGCGAAGGATTTGGCCTACCGCCGATGGAAGCAATGGCCTGCGGCTGCCAGGTGTTTTCCAGCGTCAACAACGCCCTAGCCGACTACCTCGATCCTGGCTTCAATGCTCACAAAATCGCCTGCTACTCCCGAGAATGGGACGTCGCCCGAATCCTCAATAGCCTGAAAACCTCTTCGCCCCTAAAGCTGTCCGAGGCCGACCTCAAGCCCTACCGCCAAGCCGCGTTTCTTGAACGCCTTGCCGTTATTTTGGCCGAAGTCAATCAGTTCTTCGACCAGCAGCCCCAATATGCTCAAAACATTCCCGGACTCACCCCTCTGCGCCTGAGTCGGCTCTTTCTTAAGCGGGCCAGCGCGAAGGTAGCGAAGAAGTTGGGGAGGTAA
- the psb29 gene encoding photosystem II biogenesis protein Psp29: MNNVRTVSDTKRDFYSHHTRPINSIYRRVVDELLVEMHLLHVNVDFVYDSIYALGVVTTFDRFMQGYQPETDRDSIFRAICQAIGSSPEQYRHDAEWVKGAVAGQSLEQFRGLFENLESAVGQEGLRGALAAIATRKPFKYNRSFGIGLYTLVESIDPEILKETEKRNELFGFLGEQLKISVDKLQKDVDLYRSNLEKFAQAQAVIQDILVADRKKREAREKAVQAAEAVVAPSAETSSPATDSPAE; encoded by the coding sequence GTGAACAACGTCCGTACGGTTTCTGACACGAAGCGAGATTTCTACTCTCACCATACTCGGCCTATCAACTCCATTTACCGGCGGGTGGTGGATGAGCTGCTGGTGGAGATGCACCTGCTCCACGTCAATGTGGACTTTGTGTACGACTCTATCTATGCGTTGGGGGTTGTTACTACCTTTGATCGCTTCATGCAGGGGTATCAACCTGAAACCGACCGGGATTCAATTTTTAGAGCAATTTGTCAGGCTATTGGCAGTTCTCCAGAGCAGTATCGGCATGATGCTGAGTGGGTCAAAGGAGCAGTGGCGGGCCAGTCTTTAGAGCAGTTTAGAGGGCTCTTTGAGAACTTAGAGAGTGCAGTTGGACAGGAAGGGCTGAGAGGGGCACTGGCTGCGATCGCAACCCGCAAGCCTTTTAAGTACAACCGCTCCTTCGGCATTGGTCTATATACTCTGGTTGAGAGCATCGATCCAGAAATACTCAAAGAGACCGAGAAGCGCAATGAACTTTTCGGCTTTCTGGGCGAACAGCTCAAGATTTCGGTTGACAAGCTCCAAAAGGATGTAGATCTCTACCGCAGTAACCTGGAGAAGTTTGCCCAAGCCCAGGCGGTAATACAGGATATTCTGGTTGCTGACCGCAAGAAGCGAGAAGCGCGGGAAAAAGCTGTCCAAGCGGCAGAGGCAGTCGTTGCCCCCTCCGCAGAAACGAGCAGCCCCGCGACAGACAGCCCTGCCGAATAA
- a CDS encoding phycobilisome rod-core linker polypeptide: MALPLLNYKPSSQNQRVANYEVPGDEQSRIFSTDNILDATDMDALIEAAYRQMFFYAFKWDREPFLESQLRNGQITVRDFIRGLALSKTFYNSFYEKNSNYKFVEHCVQKILGREVYNEREKIAWSIVVANKGIQGLVDQLLDSEEYLSNFGYSTVPYQRRRILPGRVEGERPIHISNPRYDAYHRTQLGFPQIVWQSQVKRFVPQEKKATAGNPSLFLGMARSISPTSAAPARVSTGDINIATKVPYRKLSQ; this comes from the coding sequence GTGGCGCTTCCGTTGTTGAATTACAAACCGTCCAGTCAAAACCAGCGCGTTGCCAATTATGAAGTCCCCGGCGACGAACAGTCCAGGATTTTCTCTACAGATAATATCCTGGATGCCACTGACATGGATGCTCTGATTGAAGCTGCTTATCGGCAGATGTTCTTCTATGCTTTCAAGTGGGATCGTGAGCCTTTCTTGGAGTCTCAGCTCCGCAACGGTCAAATTACTGTTCGTGACTTCATCCGGGGTCTGGCCCTGTCCAAGACCTTTTACAACAGCTTCTACGAGAAAAACAGCAACTACAAGTTTGTAGAGCACTGTGTCCAGAAGATTTTGGGCCGTGAAGTCTACAACGAGCGGGAAAAAATTGCCTGGTCCATTGTTGTTGCCAACAAAGGCATCCAGGGCTTGGTCGATCAGCTGCTCGACAGTGAAGAGTACCTGAGCAACTTCGGCTACAGCACGGTGCCCTACCAGCGTCGCCGCATCCTGCCGGGTCGGGTTGAAGGTGAGCGGCCCATTCACATCAGCAACCCCCGTTACGACGCTTACCACCGCACCCAACTGGGCTTCCCCCAGATCGTTTGGCAGTCTCAGGTCAAGCGCTTTGTGCCCCAGGAGAAAAAGGCAACTGCAGGCAATCCTTCCCTGTTCCTAGGTATGGCTCGCAGCATCAGCCCGACGTCCGCAGCACCGGCTCGGGTGTCTACCGGAGACATCAATATCGCGACCAAAGTGCCCTACCGCAAGCTTTCCCAGTAG
- a CDS encoding pre-peptidase C-terminal domain-containing protein, with protein MVRIEPFQIKSGRIRSGLTAALMAVGMGIGSAAGLPAQAETFLEESGTIVPAEHSYTFEGTAGQAITITLESEEFDSVISLIDAAGEEIAFNDDFGGTLNSALFVTLPADGVYTVTARSFSGEGGDYQLVVRLSSPFDITYNEAQELNQQGNFEDAIARFTDAIALDDSQASAYLGRAEATLGRLYTEQGDSIAGPEDIPADIREVIISDFERAADLIAASGNEERANYLREQTDYLRNGSSEPGM; from the coding sequence GTGGTACGTATAGAGCCTTTCCAAATCAAGTCGGGCCGCATCAGGTCTGGGTTAACGGCAGCCCTGATGGCCGTTGGTATGGGAATCGGCAGTGCAGCAGGATTGCCTGCTCAGGCAGAAACCTTTTTGGAAGAGTCAGGCACGATTGTGCCTGCCGAGCACAGTTATACCTTTGAGGGCACTGCAGGTCAGGCGATTACGATTACGCTGGAGAGCGAGGAGTTTGACTCGGTGATTTCGCTGATCGATGCAGCGGGCGAGGAAATTGCGTTTAACGATGACTTTGGCGGCACTCTAAATTCCGCGCTATTTGTAACTCTGCCCGCAGATGGTGTCTACACGGTGACCGCCCGCTCTTTTTCTGGGGAAGGCGGCGATTATCAGCTAGTAGTTCGGCTCTCAAGCCCCTTCGACATCACCTACAACGAGGCCCAAGAGCTGAATCAGCAGGGCAACTTTGAGGATGCGATCGCACGTTTCACTGATGCGATCGCCCTCGACGACAGTCAAGCCTCAGCCTATTTAGGCCGCGCCGAGGCTACCCTAGGCAGGCTCTACACCGAACAGGGAGACAGCATTGCTGGCCCCGAGGACATTCCAGCAGACATTCGAGAAGTGATTATCTCTGATTTTGAACGAGCCGCCGACCTCATTGCTGCTAGCGGTAATGAGGAGCGAGCCAACTACTTGCGAGAGCAGACTGACTACCTGCGCAACGGCAGCAGCGAACCCGGAATGTAA